The genome window CGGTAGTTGCTTATGGCAATCCTGTGAGTATATTTGCCAAGATATTTGATAACAGACTCCGCACCACGGAATGGCTTCTTGCAATAAGGAATCCATTCTTTGGCATAGCAGGTGTCCAAAAGTTCCATGAAGGCATAATGATTTTTGTAAGGTTCCGCTGTTCCATGGAACTCCAGCTTTCCATCCGTCCATAGCTGTTTTAGCCCGGCAAGATACTTGCCCCGAAAAACCCTGGAAATGACTTTGACAGGGAGAAAAAAATCCTCACCGTTATCTTTCCAGTGGTTCTTGGCATCCAGCCCTCCGCCTAACACGATGGTGTGGATATGGGGATGGAAATTCATCGCACTTCCCCAAGTGTGGAGAATACAGATATAACCGATGTCTGCCCCAAGGTATTTTTTATCTCTGGCAAGTTCGCTTAAAGTATCTGAAGCTGCATGATACAAGGCATTATAGAGTGACTTCTGGTTGCTGTAAATGACAGGATTTAATTCCTCAGGCACAGTGAAAACCACATGAAAGTATGGGGCGTCCAGTATATCCTCCCTGCGGGCATCTACCCACTTTTCCTTCGGAAACTCCTGACACATGGGACAACACCTGTCCCTGCAGGAATTATAATGGACGGAGATACAGCCGCAGTCCTCGCAAACACTTACATTAACACCAAATGCACCGGTTTTGCAATTCATGATGTGATAAGCTGCTTTTCGCTGTGCCGCAGACAGTTCATGAGTTTTCTCATAGTCAGAATAAAAGCGGTTAAACACATCCTGTATCGTGCAGTTTTCGCTCATGATTCACCGCCTTCCGGAGCATCAAAAGGGCTGCGGATACCAAGAAGAGTTTTGTTGCTTACATGAAGGTATATATCCGTAGAGCGGGGATCAACATGACCAAGAAGGGACTGGATATATTTGATATCCGTTCCACTTTCAAACAGGTGGCTTGCAAAACTATGGCGGCACGCATGGGAAGAAACACGGCGGGTAATACCGGCGCGTCTGGCACTTTCTTTAAAGAACTGGTTGATACTGTTCGGCTCAAGGTATCCACCGGTCCATGAGCTTGGGAAAAGAATGCCTTTCGGACGGCCGCACTGATACCAGTACTCTGTGAGAAGATCCAGATTTCTCCGGGAAAGGATCGTATACCGGTCGATCCTTCCCTTTGTCTCACGGACATGAATGGTCAAGTTGGTACGGGAAATATCATCATAGTGGAGATGGATCACCTCGGATACGCGCAATCCAGAGGAATACATGGTCGCAATGATGGCTTTATGCTTCAGGTTCGTTGTTGCATCAATGATGGCATTTATCTCCTGATGGGTAAGGACTGTTGGAAGATTACGTTCCCGCTTCATTGCAGGAATTTCATCATCGTCCCAGCGTATCTTCAATACTCTTTTGTAGAAGAACTTGATTGCTGAACGATAATGATTATGTGTTTCCGGCGATCTGCCTTCCAGACGTTTCATGGTAAGAAAGGCATCTGCATCCTCGAGTGTGAGGTCAGTAACAGGCTTATTGGTGCAGCGCAGGAAATAGCTGACATCACTGCAATACAGTTGAATGGTCCGTTCTCTAAGGTTGCGTTTTTCCGCAGCTTGGCGGATGGAATTAAAAATATCTTCGTACATTATAAAACCTCCATGAATAAGTAGTTGTTAATAGTGGCAGCTACCTATCAAGGAGGTGCATTGGCATCATAATTCCGATTGCGGAAGACACCAAAAAGTGCTATTGTATTCATAGGCAGTGGGAGTCTCCGTGTTTGATTGTTTTGTGTGGTAACTGAACAATACCGTATTACGGGAGATTTTTCCACTGCTTTTTATTTGTTGTTAAAGAAAAACTGCGCCCCAGCCTTGGCAGGCCATCGCGCAGCGATTTTGTTCAATCGGGATTTACAAAAGAGGATTACTAAGATAATTTCAGAATATTTGGGATAAAAATGAAATCGCAACTTCAAGTAGCGAAAACGCAAACATAGGTTGGTAGTAACTATTGAGGTTTGTTTATATAGTATTATTATCTCAAAATTGTGAATGGAGGTAATTAGTATGAGCTTTGCAGAAAATTTACAGAAAATCAGGAAAGAAAAACATCTTTCTCAGGAAGAATTGGCAGAAATGCTAGATGTTAGCAGGCAGGCTGTTTCAAAATGGGAACAAGGAACAGGTTATCCGGAAGTAGATAAATTATTAATTCTATCACGTGAACTGAACTTATCATTGGACAGTCTTATGGCAACCGAAATCGCGCAAGGAAAAGCTGATGAACCTGACAAGGCAACAGGAATTATTACAATTTCATCGCCGCATGAACACGTTGTTGCGAAGTGTTACAAGGTGATGTCTTCGCAAAAGTTCAAGGGAGGAAAGAAATCCCCACAGTATGCTTTATATGCTGCCAGTAGTGATGGAATATCACTTTGGGGAGCATCAAATACATTTTTGGCGTGGTACGCTAATGCGGAACAATTGGAAAAGGAAATTGCCAAAATAGAGGATGCTATCTTCCGCGGAATACCAACTTATGAACTGAAATATAGCGTAAAAGTTGAAAAGAAATTCTTTGGCTTAAAAATGTTAGATGATTAGAAGCTATAGATGAAGACTAAACTTGTGGAGAGGGTTTATGAAGTGGCTGAAAAGATTTGGGATAGCGATTTTGGTTTTGCCGATTATCCTA of Roseburia hominis contains these proteins:
- a CDS encoding IS91 family transposase, with the translated sequence MSENCTIQDVFNRFYSDYEKTHELSAAQRKAAYHIMNCKTGAFGVNVSVCEDCGCISVHYNSCRDRCCPMCQEFPKEKWVDARREDILDAPYFHVVFTVPEELNPVIYSNQKSLYNALYHAASDTLSELARDKKYLGADIGYICILHTWGSAMNFHPHIHTIVLGGGLDAKNHWKDNGEDFFLPVKVISRVFRGKYLAGLKQLWTDGKLEFHGTAEPYKNHYAFMELLDTCYAKEWIPYCKKPFRGAESVIKYLGKYTHRIAISNYRIKGMTDSTVTFTVKDYKNQGQWKELTLPGEEFIRRFLMHVPPKRFVRIRHYGLLSSRNKNKKIILCRNLLGCKKYISRLKDLDAPAIIKLLYNKDVCKCSSCGGNIIPLPSGRYYTRPEPHLLC
- a CDS encoding site-specific integrase; the encoded protein is MYEDIFNSIRQAAEKRNLRERTIQLYCSDVSYFLRCTNKPVTDLTLEDADAFLTMKRLEGRSPETHNHYRSAIKFFYKRVLKIRWDDDEIPAMKRERNLPTVLTHQEINAIIDATTNLKHKAIIATMYSSGLRVSEVIHLHYDDISRTNLTIHVRETKGRIDRYTILSRRNLDLLTEYWYQCGRPKGILFPSSWTGGYLEPNSINQFFKESARRAGITRRVSSHACRHSFASHLFESGTDIKYIQSLLGHVDPRSTDIYLHVSNKTLLGIRSPFDAPEGGES
- a CDS encoding helix-turn-helix transcriptional regulator, which produces MSFAENLQKIRKEKHLSQEELAEMLDVSRQAVSKWEQGTGYPEVDKLLILSRELNLSLDSLMATEIAQGKADEPDKATGIITISSPHEHVVAKCYKVMSSQKFKGGKKSPQYALYAASSDGISLWGASNTFLAWYANAEQLEKEIAKIEDAIFRGIPTYELKYSVKVEKKFFGLKMLDD